Sequence from the Saccharopolyspora pogona genome:
GGAGGTCAAAGTTGACCTATTCCCAGCTCGCCGCCCCTGACGACGCCTCAGCAGGGAGCGCGGCTGCGCGCTCCACCCGACGGATGCGCAACCGCGTGCTCACTTCGAGCTTCGTTGGCTCCGTCATCGAGTGGTACGACTTCTATCTCTTCGGTGTCGCCTCGGCGGCGGTGTTCAACAAGTTGTTCTTCCCGGACTTCAGCGCCACCGCAGGCACGCTGGCTGCCTTCGCCACGCTCGCCGCCGGTTTCATCGCCCGGCCGCTCGGTGGGATCATCTGGGGTCACTTCGGCGACAAGGTCGGCCGCAAGCGGATGCTCGTCCTGTCGATCGTGCTGATGGGTGCCTCCACCACGATCGTCGGCCTGCTTCCAACCTACGCGACCATCGGGAATTGGGCGCCGCTGCTCCTGGTGGCCATGCGGCTGATCCAGGGCATATCCGCCGGCGGCGAATGGGGCGGCGCCGTACTCATGTCGATGGAGCACGCACCGAAGCGCCGCGGGCTCTCCAGCAGCGTGGCCCAAATGGGCCTCTACGGTGGCATCCTGTTGGCCAGCGGTGTCTTCGCACTGATCTCCCTGATGGCCGACGACGCCTTCCTCGCCTGGGGCTGGCGCATCCCGTTCCTGGCCTCCGCGGTCCTGGTCGCGGTCGGCCTCTGGATCCGGCTCGGCGTCGAGGAGAGTCCGATCTTCACCCGGGCCCGCGGGCAGGCGGAGCAGCGCGACACCGAGAAGCCGGCGCTCCCCCTGCTCGAGGTCCTCAGGCACCCCAAGAACCTGCTGCTGTCAATTTTCTTGGTGCTCGGTCCCTTCGCCGCGAGCGCGGTGTACGGCACCTGGGTCGTCTCCTACGGGATCAAGCTCGGTTTCCCACGCATCGACGTCCTCAACGCCGTGCTGATCTCCGCCGCGATCGGCCTGCTCGGCCAGCCCCTGTTCGCCGGGCTCTCGGACCTGTGGGGGCGCAAGGTCGTGGTTGGCGTGGGGGCGGTGCTGCAGGCGGTGAGCGTCGTCGCGATGTTCTCGTTGATGCATGCCGGGAGCGTCGCCCTGATGTACCTGGGCATCTCGCTTGCGGCGCTCGCCCACGCCGTCGTCTACAGCCCGCTCGGCGCCTGGCTGGGCGAACTGTTCCCCACGACGCAGCGTTACACCGGTGCCTCGCTCGGCTACCAGATCGCTGGAACCGTGGGCGGCGGGTTTACCCCGCTGATCTGCGCCTCGTTGCTGACCGCAGCCGACGGGAGCACCGCAGGCATCTCGTTGTTCATCGCCGCCACGTGCCTGCTGACCTTGATCGCGGTGTTCGTGGCGAAGGAGACCTACCGCAGCGCGTTGTAGTTCCGCGCACCTGAGGAGAGAACGATCATGACGCTGACCGACCCCCGACCCGCCACGGCTCCGGCTGCGGCTGCGGCTGCGACTGCGACTGCGACTGCGGCGAAGCTTGGCATCATCGACACCGACTTCCACCCGATGCCGGTGCCTACGGACCCGCAGGTTGCGGAGCACCTCCCCGAGCGGTGGAGGACCTACATCGCTCGCTACGGGCTGGGCGGCTTCGGCGGCGGCGTCTCGCCGTCGCAACGGGAGTTCACCCACCGGCTCGATGCCGTCGACGAGAGTGGCCGTGTGGGCGTCGACCCGCACTTGGCCGTGCGGCAGGTGCTGGATCCGTTCGACATGTCTGCGGTGGTTCTGACCTGTCCGCAGACTTACATCATCACCAGCGGAGGGGCGAACATGCCCTACGAGTGCGCCTACGCGCTTTACCGTGCCTACAACGACGCCCTCGCGCACACCTGGGTGGGCGCCGACAGCCGGTTCCGCGCCAGCATCACCCTGCCTCGCGACCTCGCAGGCGCCGAGCAAGAGATCGTGCGTTGCAAGGAGGGACCGTACGGCGACTCCTATGTCCAAGTCCTGATGTCCCCCGCCGGCCAGGAACCGCTCGGCAAGCAGCGTTACTGGCCGATCTTCGAGGCGTGTGAGCACTACGACATCCCGCTCGCCTTCCACGTTCCCGGCATGGGCCGCCAGCCGACGGGGGCGGGCCGGCAGAACTTCTACGCGGAGATGCACGCCGCTTTCGCCGTACTGCCGATCTCTATGGTGCCGAGCCTGATCTTCGAGGGTGTCTTCGAACGCTTTCCGCGATTGAAGATCGCGCTTCTCGAACTCGGCTG
This genomic interval carries:
- a CDS encoding MFS transporter; this translates as MTYSQLAAPDDASAGSAAARSTRRMRNRVLTSSFVGSVIEWYDFYLFGVASAAVFNKLFFPDFSATAGTLAAFATLAAGFIARPLGGIIWGHFGDKVGRKRMLVLSIVLMGASTTIVGLLPTYATIGNWAPLLLVAMRLIQGISAGGEWGGAVLMSMEHAPKRRGLSSSVAQMGLYGGILLASGVFALISLMADDAFLAWGWRIPFLASAVLVAVGLWIRLGVEESPIFTRARGQAEQRDTEKPALPLLEVLRHPKNLLLSIFLVLGPFAASAVYGTWVVSYGIKLGFPRIDVLNAVLISAAIGLLGQPLFAGLSDLWGRKVVVGVGAVLQAVSVVAMFSLMHAGSVALMYLGISLAALAHAVVYSPLGAWLGELFPTTQRYTGASLGYQIAGTVGGGFTPLICASLLTAADGSTAGISLFIAATCLLTLIAVFVAKETYRSAL
- a CDS encoding amidohydrolase family protein, yielding MTLTDPRPATAPAAAAAATATATAAKLGIIDTDFHPMPVPTDPQVAEHLPERWRTYIARYGLGGFGGGVSPSQREFTHRLDAVDESGRVGVDPHLAVRQVLDPFDMSAVVLTCPQTYIITSGGANMPYECAYALYRAYNDALAHTWVGADSRFRASITLPRDLAGAEQEIVRCKEGPYGDSYVQVLMSPAGQEPLGKQRYWPIFEACEHYDIPLAFHVPGMGRQPTGAGRQNFYAEMHAAFAVLPISMVPSLIFEGVFERFPRLKIALLELGWDWAAPYSWRLDATYDKLRDEVPHLTRRPSEYLREHFWFSTQPIEEPERLEETPHVFAMFEESGFPDRLMFSSDYPHWDFDSPYESVPETFPLDRRRRILGENASRLYGIPLLPGHGIPAVGA